In Janibacter alkaliphilus, the following proteins share a genomic window:
- a CDS encoding DEAD/DEAH box helicase family protein has product MTLAMELFQFQQDAASQMADRFVDYADEPIVMGRRASARDVPFYQALSSITGSGKTAILAQAVSEIVALSEIPPVILWLSKGKVVVQQSYANLADGGKYDHLLPDITVRLLSEYDPEDVANSSEALLYFATVGTFNQRDRENSNLRIFAFDTDDIESTRWEALKARETADGQRRPLVVVYDEAQNLSDQQTTLLLEQQPAVFLLASATLRFPAQFDTEVIQPLRQQGGYKDEDLITSVRSSTVVASGLVKGMISLDGLNAPMEETVSEMLSDMREAEEDAKAEGLSFVPKAIYVCNTNVLAHDASQTDDPKQPFDQRQAPPILIWRYLTEQCGVPAEEVAVYADLKTHKDFPLPADFTLLSGGERDYEEFVAGDYRHIIFNQTLQEGWDDPSVYFAYVDRTMDSSVQITQVVGRVLRQPGATHYESDHLNTAHFYVRVDRNDSFSQVVDEVRRGLGGDAPEVRILTSPPGSEEPESLVPKEWRTVPRTAIDNKPTLRPVEKVLAKVHDYSQDALNTRGKGRRRTVRQEIGSDEAADTEWVDFEQSNRVNARWVFRREVARRYRPALMVMNTDESKFDARVGVGSSAYSALAENAADAVDEYLRYAVVKQLKPKPYAVGSTLVRRSGMDTFRNALHEGYDGLNELERRFARAIDETGLPWARNRSQTGYKIPLVSIGQTVWFFPDFLVWTGERVICVDTKGSHLVESEGRRKLLSIRPHMDVPTTVEVKFVSEGTWKPDGTPDGKDGFSLLELGSGRDFKQLPFDDLEELARSFRADVSWPEGVAVESDAPGHGESRRGSRAETSTTLDTLNERKGP; this is encoded by the coding sequence ATGACCTTGGCCATGGAGCTATTCCAGTTCCAGCAGGACGCGGCCTCCCAGATGGCCGATCGTTTCGTCGACTACGCCGACGAGCCCATCGTGATGGGCAGGCGAGCGAGTGCGCGGGACGTGCCGTTCTACCAGGCGCTCTCGTCCATCACCGGATCTGGCAAGACCGCGATCCTGGCCCAAGCGGTCAGCGAGATCGTCGCCCTGTCGGAGATCCCGCCGGTCATCCTGTGGCTGTCCAAGGGCAAGGTCGTCGTCCAGCAGAGCTATGCGAACCTGGCCGACGGCGGTAAGTACGACCACCTCCTGCCGGACATCACGGTGAGACTGCTCAGCGAGTACGACCCCGAAGATGTCGCCAACTCGTCGGAGGCGCTGCTCTACTTCGCTACCGTCGGCACGTTCAATCAGAGGGACCGCGAGAACAGCAATCTGCGGATCTTCGCGTTCGACACCGACGACATCGAGTCGACCCGATGGGAGGCTCTCAAAGCCCGCGAGACCGCCGACGGTCAGCGGCGGCCGCTTGTGGTCGTATACGACGAGGCGCAGAACCTCAGTGACCAGCAGACGACGCTGCTGCTCGAGCAGCAGCCGGCTGTGTTCCTCCTCGCCAGTGCGACCCTGAGGTTCCCGGCACAGTTCGACACGGAGGTCATTCAGCCGCTGCGCCAGCAGGGCGGGTACAAGGACGAGGACCTCATCACTTCGGTGCGATCCTCGACCGTGGTCGCCTCAGGCCTCGTCAAGGGAATGATCTCTCTCGATGGCCTCAACGCACCCATGGAAGAGACTGTCTCTGAGATGCTCTCGGACATGCGGGAGGCGGAGGAGGACGCGAAGGCCGAGGGCCTCTCGTTCGTGCCGAAGGCGATCTACGTCTGCAACACCAACGTGCTCGCTCACGACGCCAGCCAGACCGACGATCCCAAGCAGCCGTTCGACCAGCGGCAGGCACCTCCGATCCTCATCTGGCGCTACCTCACCGAGCAGTGCGGCGTGCCCGCCGAGGAGGTCGCCGTGTACGCGGACCTCAAGACCCACAAGGACTTCCCGCTTCCTGCGGACTTCACACTGTTGAGCGGCGGAGAGCGAGACTACGAGGAGTTTGTCGCCGGCGACTACCGGCACATCATCTTCAACCAGACGCTTCAGGAGGGCTGGGACGATCCCAGCGTCTACTTCGCTTACGTCGACCGAACTATGGACTCGTCGGTGCAGATCACCCAGGTCGTCGGTCGGGTCCTGCGTCAGCCGGGAGCGACACACTACGAGTCCGATCACCTGAACACGGCGCACTTCTACGTTCGGGTCGACCGTAACGATTCCTTTTCGCAGGTCGTCGACGAGGTGCGTCGCGGCCTCGGCGGAGACGCGCCGGAGGTGCGTATTCTCACCTCGCCGCCGGGGTCCGAGGAGCCGGAGAGCCTGGTGCCCAAGGAATGGCGCACGGTGCCGCGTACGGCCATCGATAACAAGCCGACGCTCCGTCCTGTCGAGAAGGTGCTGGCGAAGGTCCACGACTACTCGCAGGACGCGCTGAACACGCGGGGCAAGGGCCGGCGTCGTACTGTCCGTCAGGAGATCGGCTCTGACGAGGCGGCCGACACCGAGTGGGTGGACTTCGAGCAGTCCAACCGTGTCAATGCTCGCTGGGTGTTCCGGCGCGAGGTGGCTCGCAGATACCGGCCGGCCCTGATGGTGATGAACACGGACGAGTCCAAGTTCGACGCCAGGGTCGGGGTGGGCAGCAGCGCCTACTCGGCGCTGGCCGAAAACGCCGCCGACGCCGTCGACGAGTACCTGCGGTACGCGGTGGTCAAGCAGCTAAAACCCAAGCCGTACGCGGTCGGTAGCACCCTGGTGCGCCGCAGCGGGATGGACACCTTCAGGAACGCACTCCACGAGGGGTATGACGGGCTCAACGAACTCGAAAGGCGCTTCGCCCGCGCGATTGACGAGACCGGTCTGCCGTGGGCGCGCAACCGATCGCAGACCGGATACAAAATACCGCTCGTCTCCATCGGCCAGACGGTCTGGTTCTTCCCCGACTTCCTGGTGTGGACGGGGGAGAGGGTGATCTGCGTCGACACGAAGGGCAGCCACCTCGTCGAGAGCGAGGGTCGCCGGAAACTCCTTTCCATCCGGCCCCACATGGACGTGCCGACCACCGTCGAGGTCAAGTTCGTGTCTGAGGGCACATGGAAACCCGACGGAACACCTGACGGCAAGGACGGCTTCTCCCTGCTGGAACTCGGGAGCGGGCGTGACTTCAAGCAGCTCCCGTTCGACGACCTCGAAGAGCTCGCCAGATCGTTCCGGGCAGACGTTTCCTGGCCCGAAGGCGTTGCTGTCGAGAGTGATGCGCCGGGGCATGGCGAGTCAAGGCGAGGCAGTCGAGCTGAGACGTCGACCACGTTGGACACCTTGAACGAGCGAAAGGGTCCCTGA